Genomic window (Streptococcus porcinus):
TCCACTTGAAGATATCGGTGGAGAAATTGACACTGAAGCTATTGAGAGTATATTGAAGTGGGTTATGTTGCAGATGAGAAAGGATATAGGTTAATTTTATGAAAAGTAAGAAAGATATAAAGGTGGAAAAAATTTGTGATATTTGGTGCGAAATTTTAAATGAAAATATCAATAAAGATGATAACTTATTAGAAAGAGGTTTAGATAGTCTTAATGCAACAAAGTTTATCTCAATATTGAATCAAAGGTATGCCATAAATATAAAACTTAAATCTGTGTTTTTATTTGTTACACCAATAGACTT
Coding sequences:
- a CDS encoding acyl carrier protein, with amino-acid sequence MKSKKDIKVEKICDIWCEILNENINKDDNLLERGLDSLNATKFISILNQRYAINIKLKSVFLFVTPIDFVEKCLDKIELNDDDIFEGEI